CCCACTTCCTTCCACCTCCTTCCATCTGTCTATCCCGAAGCCACCTCTTGCCAAACCAGTGTCAGTTTAGAGAGACACTGGCTGGGTTGGGATGGGCTTCAAGCAGGGGTGGCTTAACAAGCGCCATCGCTGGCTGCTGGGGTCATtgcttggctgtgctgggtttCAGGGCGATGGATGGCTCTGCCCGACTTCCCTGATTACAACAAATGGGGCTTTTCCCTGGTGGCTCTGAACAACGATGTGTACGTCACAGGTCAGTGCCGGGCTGCTGGTGCAGGGGGGGGCTtcaaggagcagggatggaggacaGGGGACAATGATGTGAGCATGAGGCACTGGTGTGGGGCCAGAGGCTCGTCTCTGAGCAAAATCCTCTCCTTACTCTCTGCTTGGGCAAATCTGGCTCCTGGCAAGGAATACCCAGGGACAGCTGCACATGGAGGGGGTGGCCCAGCCGACCTGTCCCTCTCTAGGTGGCTCCCGGGGGTCCCAGAATGACACGTGGTCAACGACGCAGGCCTGGTGCTTCTGCCCCAGGGATGGTGCGTGGAAATCCATCGCTTCCATGCTGAGAGCCCGGACAAACCACACCAGCGCTGTCCTCAACGGCGAGATCTACGTCATCGGGGGTGAGGCTGCAAAGACCCTGGGGGTGCTGCAAGGGAGGGGTCCgtgggtgcccagagcagcagggcgGCTGCAGTGTCCTGTCACCCTGCAGGGACGACAGTGGATGTGGTGGAGGTGGAGCGCTACGACCCGTACAACGAGAGCTGGTGTGCCATCAGCCCAGCCCTCAAGTACGTGAGCAATTTTGCGGCCGCCAGCTGCTTGGGCAAGCTCTACCTGGTGGGCTCCTGCGCCGTCAAGTACAACGCTCTCACTCTGCAGTGCTACAACCCTGTCCAAGGTGAGAGCTGAGCCTGCTGCCACACCCCAGCAGCCTTGTCCCTGGGAGAGGGACTGAGGGGGACCCCCAGGCAGGTGACACCCCCAGACTGCCAGGCATGGGCCTGTGGGATGTGAGCAGGTGCTGACACAGTGTGCTGAcggctgtggcacagggaccACAGCCCCAGGAGTGTTAGGAGCTGTTAGCAGCACAGACCTGAGTCACAGATGTGTGACACAGCCCAGACCGGAGCTTCTGTGGAGTGGAATCTCTGAGGCGCTGGGGTGGGGAAGGCTGCCCGCCTTAGGAAGAAACTAACGCCCTGTGGCCATGCCACCTCCTCAAGCAGAACCTTTCTCAGCCCACAGCACCACTACAAACCATCTCCCCACCCCCCAGTATCTTTTATGCAAGACCCTCgatggggatggggactgcGGGTGCCAgtctgcctggctgctctgcctcctccctttCAAATTCCCCCTGAAATAGCAAAGCTTTTTTCAGCGACTGGCAGCTGCATCGAGAGCCAAGGGTGGGATGCACTGCTAACGCCTGCTCCTTGCAGATCTGTGGAGTGTGATCACATCTCCCTTCATCCCCAAGTACCTCTCAGCCCCACGCTGCGCCACTCTGCGCGGGCTCATCTACCTCATCGGGGATAACACCAAGAAGGTTCACGTGTACAACCCAGAGGCCAACATCTGGCAGAAGGTGGGATGTGGGATCAGGCATGATCAGTTTCCCAGGGATATGGGGATGATGTTCCCAACTGCTTCCCCTCAGATCCAGCACAACCCTCTCCCTCCTACCCACTCATCCCTTGGCTCTATTAacacctgcagagctgaggatgccccattccttcctcccctgctccccatcACACGCACACGAGGCACCAgagaccccaaaccccacagaaagaaaagatgggCTAGGAGGACACGTCTGGTGGGTCACTGTCCTCTGTGGTGGGAGCAGAAGGTCACCAAGGACTCCCTGCACGTCTCACCCTGTCCCTCACACAGGTGCAGCTCCTACACACCCTTCACGAGAACGGTGGgatggtggcactgggtgacCGGCTCTTTGTCACCGGCGGCCACTGGAAGGGCATGGACGGGGACTACCGGGTAGAAATGGAGGTGTATGACTGCACCAAGGACCTCTGGACGTGTGagggctccctgccctgcctttggCTCTTCCACAGCTCCTCCTCCATCTTCATGGACACCTCCAAGTGGACAGAACCTTTCCAGGGTGACCATGGGTGGTAGGAGAGCCACAGTGATGCCTGCCACCCAATACATCAATGCTCCCCtttttctgctgcctgtttGGGTTGGTGAGTGGGAGGTGGAAacccctgtgccaggctggctggggcaTCAGGAGCATGTTCTCCCCTACCACTGCAgggaaaaggcttttccttATAAACACGCTTTGGTTAATCCTCGCTTCTTTTCATTTGTggctttgtggtttttcttagaactgcatttccccccctctccaAAACCCTAAAGATTTTAGGGTATTTCACGTCCTCCCAAGGAGTGGTTCCTCCCCTCAAAGCTTGACATTGCTACTTGGGGGCAGCAGGCTGTGCATAGATAGTCCTTGTTTCTCAGCTGGGATAGGCAGCATGCACGCAGGGAAGCGATCCCGGGCCGAGGTGAGCCCCATGGCGAGTGACTCCCGCCCCAGCCCCGGTCTCTGAGGTACCGGTGGCACAGGGACGGGCCAGCACAAGGCGACGCTTCCCCGACGGCTGGGCCCGCAGCCAGCACGGCTGGAGGCTTCAGCTGTTCCACCTCCTCTTGTCGGAGGTTTTGGAGGCGTTAAAACCGCGGCGCTCTGAggagccccggggccggggcgcgcATCTCCCGCTCCGGGCGTGCCCGCCGCTCCCCAGGGCCCACGCCAGGTTTTACCGGGGGAGGTCCCCGGGCCCGAGGGCAGAGCCCAGCGCCGAGGCGGGCCcgaggcggggccggggccgccctgCCGGTAGCGGCGGCGGGATGCGGCTGcgggagctgtgcctgctgctcctctacGCCGCCGGCGCCGGCACCGACGCCCCGCGGGCGGCCCGGGAGCGGCCGGCAGCAGCCGGGGGGCCCGGGGCGGCCGGCGTGGATCCCCGGCAGGCATGGATGCTGCTGGCCGGGAGCCCCGGGAGGGGGAGCGGCGATCGGGGCCGCGGAGGGAGCGGGGCTCACACGGCCCCGGCGGGCGCCGGCGCCCCGGGAAAAACGAGCCCGGGTGCCGCGCAGGGCTGCGGGCCAGGGGCTGCCCCGGCCTCCCCCGCCGTGccggaggagctgctgagagagctgcagctcctgctcagaggTACCGGGCTGGGGGAGCCAGGGTGGGAACCGTGGGGACGGCACGAAAGGCgaagcagggctgggcagcagagccGGGAAAAGCGAAGGTTCCCCCTTCCTAACGTCAAACTCcggtggggtttggggtcaggcATGGCAAAGATGCGCAGGACACCTGGGGAAGGGTgtaaggaggaggaaagcagcaaaGCCAAGCCCCAGGCCGGGGCCCAGCGTCGTGTGGAAGCAGCCTTCCATTGCCAAACGCGTGAAGACATTCCCGTGGAGCAGAAGatgtggcaggagctgggcttgttctACATCGTAAGTTCCCAGCCCGCCgcttctccctggctgcaggaacaccTGCCCCGGCACGGGGACTCCTCTCACTCCAGCCATTCCCTATCCCAGCCTGACAGGGAGGGGACGTTCCACCGCGGCCCAGGGCTGAACCTGACCAGCGGGCAGTACACGGCGCCCATCGCAGGCTACTACGCCTTCACCGCCACGCTGCACATCGGTGAGCGCTCAGCCAGCCCCAGCGCCCTGCCGGGCAGCGGGGGACGCCTCTCACCCCCCGCCTGTCGCAGTGCGCAGGGAGCCGCGCAGAAAGGGGCAGGGATGCCGAGGGAGCCGCCTGCGGGTGCTGATCTGCGTGCAGTCCCGCTGCCAGCACAACAGGTACGGCAGGGCGAGGCCGGGGACCCTGGccagggaggggggaaggagtCCAGCAGGAAAGGAGGGGCCTGCtcccccccaccaccaccctcCCTCTTCTGCAGCAATTTGGAGACCGTAGCCCGGCTGGAGAGCAGCGGTGACCTCTTCACCATCTCTGTCACGGGCATCCTGTACCTGCAGGTGCGTGCTGCCAGCTCCACTGGCGACAGTACTGGGCAGGAAGGTGCCTTCCAtggccccagcccagggcatcAGGTCTGCCTCTCAGGTGACCTCCAAGCCCCCcaggcagccagggcagagctctgccagggtgctgcagcacagattggggctgggctgccctCAAGGCTTTGTGCTGTTCTTTTCCCAGAAGGGTAggggcagctcctccagctcttgGTTGCTGTGTGCAGGGGAGAGCTCTCTGtctcctcagctctgccaggccgtGCCTGGTGCCCAGGGGAGGTGTCCTGGCCCCGCTaatccctctctccctccaggCTGGGCAGTATGCCTCTGTTTTTGTGGACAACACGGCAGGCTCTCCCCTCACAGTTCAAAGTGGCTCCGATTTCAGTGCCGTTCTGCTGGGAGTGTGAAGAGGCACCACGctgaagctgtgccaggagcagccagagccttCCCTCTGGCAGCCACCATCGTGTCTCCCCTGCTCAGCACCAAGCCTAAGGAAGAGAATTTGCTCATGCAGAAAACTGCAGTCTGCTCTGATACTGCTCGTGCTGCAGAACCGGCTGAAGATGCAcaaaagatgatgatgatgataataataataaagcagcCTGACCAGGACTTAAAGGCATTCACTTTTATCTAAAGGCTAGGCCTACAAGTTTATCTTGGAAAACACTGCTGATAGTGGCAGCAGATGGTTCCTTCTCCCTAGGGCTCAGCTCCCACCGTGCCTGGTCTAAAGCCCCACACGTCCATTTTTGCCCTTAGTGGacacttcccttcccttcctggagTTATTTTCAGCAGCCCAAGCCAGATTATGTACTGCTTTAGCTGTCCTGCAGGGTATGAGCAGTGAAGGTTTGCTGGAAGGAGCCAACATCCTTCGCAGTAATCATCAAAGCAAAGCCCCAGTAACGCCGCACGTTCGATTAAAGCAATTCCTGTCCCGTCACTTCCCGCAGCAGGCActccctgcccgtggcacagGGCCCGGGCTGTGGCAGCACAGATACGCTCTTTGCTGTGCCTGTGATAGCTGCCTGAGCTGAGCATGGCACAGGCCTACGTGAccaaggcagggctgcaggacaaGCACCAGGAAGGCTGAGCGTTGGATTTCCTAGTAGCACTTAGTACTGGCTAAGGTGTGCCAGCGACGCTGCAAGATAGCCTGAGCTGCACCAGCCCCAccttctcccagggctggccctggccctgcctgccctTCTCCACGGGCTGCACCTCCTTGAGGAGTCTGCTGAAGGAGCTGTGAATGCAGCAATTTATGGATAGGGGTGTTAGGgtctggggaggagggggacagTCTCACTGCTGACTTCTCCCAAAGCAAAGAGAACTCGTCTctcacagcagtgctgtgcttcACCCCCAGCAGATCAGGTGGGCAGCAgccccctggcacagctcctgcccagctgtggaACTTGGCCGTGGCAGCACCTCCCAGTCCCCACACATGATGAGCCTCACTCCCATCAGCTGCCTCTCTCCCTACCACCCACACCTGAGAAGGCAGAGACAGAGTCTGGAAGCAGGACTGTGCAGGTGAATACCGAGAGCAGAGTGCGCTtaaacacaaaactgaaaaagccCATCAGGTCAGAGGGACTCGAAGGGTAATTCAAGAGCTggaagggcacagcagctctgtgagcaCCAAGGGAGagagctgcacacagagcaCTCATGCACAGGCCATCCCAATGTGGTCCTGGAGCTCTTCTCAGTCGTAGGATGCTGCTGAGCACTGAGGCAAGGAGAGTGCTTTGTCAGGAAACTTCCTGCAGACCCTGTCCTAccatgaaattaaaacaaatagcTTGTTTTACTTCCACTAAAGCTGGGGCTCAGCCTGCTTTTCTACCTGGCTGTCTACTCCCAAGCACGGTGAGAccagctcttccttttcccctttgccaTGAAAAATGGACATTTTATGGTAACTAACTGTACCGTAACACTACATATTCTGATCCtagctggagctgtgctttcAGAACTTTtcctggaaggaagaaaagcagcgTTGCAAGAGGAcggagggggaagggaaataGTCAGAGAAGGACAAGCTAACATTCCTCTCACCAGCTCCTGCACTAGAGTTGAGAGTGGCCTCCTGGAAGGAGCCCTtgagctggagcacagctcGGCTCTTGCAGCACGGCACAGTGCAAGAACTGCAAAAAGGGGGAGCTGAGAAGGGAAAGCAAGTTACCTTGCTGAAATTTGCCATCAGGGTTTCTTTTGCCACAAACAAAAGCAACTCCATGCTACAGTGTCTGGGCTCTCCAAACTTGCCTTTcaagagaagaaacaggagaGTGTGCTGCTAACAAAGGCATTCCCTCAGCTCATCCTGCAGTGCAGCCCTACAGCAGTGCACAGGGATGGCTGGGAGCAGAACAAGCTGGCAGAGGACAAGCCCTACCTTAAATTTGTGCCAGAGGGCCACTTCCTTCCTCAGTCCTCTGCAGGAGATGCAGAGAGTTGGTGTGCACCCTCGGACTAAGCCCATGAAGGGTAAGTGGCTACTGTTGGGGCAGAAACAGAGGTAAGATGGTCAAGCCACCTGTCCCAAACAGGACAGCCATGGTGTGCTCCAGCAAacatcccaggagctgggacCATCTCCCAGAGTTCCAGGgatacagaaaacagaaaggagacAGGGAagcctcccagccctgcccggaaCAGCAGGCACCACCCTGCCCTCACCCCTTCCCCTGGGACTACAGCTGTGCCTCACCAGAGCAAGGAGGCACCCACCATGCAGGGCCCTCAGCTCACACACAGGGTGGGAAATTGGAAACTTAGGGGCTTAGATAGCCCAATCTATTTAGCTTTCATTCTGTCACTTGGTCTTAAGCCAAATTttctctggaaagcagcacacTGACTGCAGCAACAGCTGGTAGAGGCACTGAGACAGGATGAGATAGCAGACACTTATTAGTACCTAAAACCTGAGATGCCTCCTCCTCAGATAGCACAGACAAGCACAgagcctgcctgcagctccGCTGCCTGGAAAAGTCCATCTGctgaaaacactttttccaAAAAACATCAGGAGCAAACTCCAGCCACTTTTTCCGTTTTAGCAACACTGTGGTAAAACTCTAATATGTTCTGCAAGCACAGGGCAGgcatgctgctgctctgcaaggCATGCTCTTGTCCCTCAGCTTCAGAGTCAAAAGATTTCCTACCCAGTGTGAAGAGGACAGCCCATTCCACATCCCAAGCTGGTGGTGTGAGTACCCCACAGCCTGTGTGGTACAGCCTCCCCAGAGCTCCCACTGAGCCCTGGCACTCCAGACTCTCCCAGGGTTTTGCACAAAGCTCCAGGATATGGAGCTGTCCCATGGCAGAGCTCATGCCCCCAGACGCCTCCTGCTAGCACCCCTGCCAAAGGAATTTGCTGCGTTTCCCAAGACACTCAACCCTGCCACTCAGTGAGCTGagcctattaaaaaaaccaccatctTTATTTACACTGCAGAGCCTCTGGCAGGTCCCACCCTCCCCCAGGCACACAGGCATGCACACAgagctccccctgcccctccgcCCGGCACACCTGGTCCCTCAGCGCTCTATCCGCACCACCATGACCGTGACGTTGTCGGCAGAGCCGCGCTGCACCGCCTTGCTGGCCAGTCTGTTACACGCGGCCTCGTACCGAGCATCTGCCTCCAGCCTCCCTTCTCTCGTCTGGATATTCTTATCCTGTTGGGACACAGGGATTTGATTGATCCCAGCAAAGGTAGGCACGTTGTGTTTTCCAAGCATTgggaagcaaaacaaacacacacaacccggggaggaagggaggacaGTCCGGCAGAAGGTCGTTTCACGCCCTCTGCACTGACCAACCCAGCCCGCCACGCCGCCTTCTCCTCACCTCCAGGCAGGACACGATGAAGTTCACAGCTTCTTCTGGTGTAAAGACTTTAAAGAGGCCATCACACGCTATCAGAATGAACCTGGAAATCAAGGGGAGACAGGTTCCAAGGCTGAATTTTTGGCTCCCCAGCTTGAAAATCCCTCCAATCTACTTGATAAACATCCATGCTCAGATCCAAAGGGAAGATGCCATAAAAGCTCATCTGAAAATCCCTTAGATCAAACCATTCATGGCAATTCAAAATATAAGACAAAGAGCCAGGCAACTAATGTAAGACCTAGATCAGGACATCCTTGCTGTCCTACAGCACTGCCAAGATCATACATGATCCTGGTCAAATGCTCCATTGTTTCTCTAAAAAttgcttctttcctttgagTGTTTTCATTCACGTATTTTCCCTGTGAAGCAGctaatgaaaagaaatagagaaataaagCTGAATCCCTCATGTATATCAGTTTACACTCCTGAGGTATGTGGTAACTTAAATAtgcaaatacaaaagaaaagcacGTGACACAACTGTGATTGAAGAAAACTGTGACACAAAATATTGCCACAGGTTGCAGAAGGCTGAGGGGAAACAAAGCCCAAGGCAAGGACAGCATCCCCCTCAGGATGGGGAGACAGCCTGCTGTGCACTCTCTGCCTGGTTAACCAGTAGCCCTAACCAGATTCACGAGGACAGGGAAAACTACAACCAACAAACAGAAGTGGTCAGTCTGCACTTGCCTCTGAAAACATCACTTCAGTGCCTGATACTCAAGAGTatctttagaaatattttagtgGATCACTTGATACGGAACCCTAAtcccagaaaaagcagcagtacTGGGTTACACTCTCACCTCTGAGAGTCTGCAGGACCAGACTGACACGAAAGCTCACTGCAATTTGTCGTTGCCAATCATATCATGGAAAAGTATCTCAAATCTTCAAATATCAGAGCTGAATGCAAAAGTATTAATGGGCACTACAGCTGCTAGAAACAGTTCTCAGACAGAACGGAGACCCAAGAACTCAACCCTTAACTAACTGCTTGAACCTTGGTTTGTGAACTTAATCAGAGCACAAAGGACATCTAAGGCTTGTGTATGCTCTTGCTACAAGGCTTGTTCCTCCAAGAGGAGCTTTAACAGTATcgtggcagagcagcagcattatCCCACTGTTCTGACAAGGAACAAAAGCAGAGAGACATCAGCAGGAAGAGCATCCTCTAATTCTGGGGGATCAGTCTGAAGTGCCTTGGCTctcacagcagagcaaacaggGTTGTGCagcttctgcagagcagagctgggacaggccCCCCCATGCAAGGGCACACTTTACCTGTCATTGTGTGTGAGCTGGCAGCGTTTGATATCTGGCACAGAGATAACACCACAGCGTTTGTACTGGCCATCCCCAATGGAGCGGGAAACctccagcactcccagcacTCTTCCATCCCTgcacaaggaaagaaaacactgagaGCCCTCCCCACGTGTGCATTTCACTGCTCTGCCTGATGGGGATGCTTCGTGCATCCATCTGCTTGTACAAATAATGACCCGCTCCCCCAGCAAGCTCAAACCTTCCCTTCAAagtctccttccctttctgtaTGTCTGTGTGAAGCTCTGGAAACAAGTGAgggggaagaagaaatgaagtcaggagagttCAAGGCTGTTTTCTGTCACCCTGCTCTTACTCAAGTCCTGCTTGGCCGAGCACACTGAGGCAGTAAGAGTCATATGTGAGCTGAACTCCCTGTGGCATAGTTTGAATAGAGATTATTTTTTGGCAAGATATCCAGCAAACTGCTCTTCACTAGAAGCAGAGTGGCAGAGGCAAGAGGTCTGAGTCAGCAGCCCTCCTGTGTGCTGTCTGAGGACACCAACCCCTACAGACTGGctcagctgcaggcagctcccaggagtCAGAAACACGGCATGCTCAGCTCCTGATCGCTTGAGCAACCACTGATTGCAGCAAGCAGTTCTGTGATACCTAAATTACAACACCCCCTAGGAAACGGCTCTTCTTCGTTAAGCTTTTCTAATTAACCAAGCTCCCGAGAGAAACAGCTCCTCACACTTCACCTTTCTAACTATCAAGCACCTTCTCCCCAAAAAGGGTCCTCTGTGCCCTCTGGGAATACACAAAGTTCATTCATCTCGTAGTCCGAGCAGCCCCCTTGAGATAGAAGCAAGGAATGTCACAGAGAAGAGATCTGACACACACTTGTGGCTTATCTCTCGGACCCAAAATATTGAACTGCAAGCAGTGGGAGAGGCTTCCAGGCAGTCAGGGACCAGTTCTGAAAGGAGCTAACAGACACTGGGCCATCTCTTTGCCATGTGCAAAGAGAGATCAGTGCTAAAAGCAGCACCAAGTGCTCCCCAGAGATAAGGGGAACAAAG
The sequence above is drawn from the Hirundo rustica isolate bHirRus1 chromosome 10, bHirRus1.pri.v3, whole genome shotgun sequence genome and encodes:
- the LOC120757181 gene encoding erythroferrone-like codes for the protein MRLRELCLLLLYAAGAGTDAPRAARERPAAAGGPGAAGVDPRQAWMLLAGSPGRGSGDRGRGGSGAHTAPAGAGAPGKTSPGAAQGCGPGAAPASPAVPEELLRELQLLLRGMAKMRRTPGEGCKEEESSKAKPQAGAQRRVEAAFHCQTREDIPVEQKMWQELGLFYIPDREGTFHRGPGLNLTSGQYTAPIAGYYAFTATLHIVRREPRRKGQGCRGSRLRVLICVQSRCQHNSNLETVARLESSGDLFTISVTGILYLQCRSAGSVKRHHAEAVPGAARAFPLAATIVSPLLSTKPKEENLLMQKTAVCSDTARAAEPAEDAQKMMMMIIIIKQPDQDLKAFTFI